From the genome of Oryza glaberrima chromosome 1, OglaRS2, whole genome shotgun sequence:
TGAACAAGATGCTAATCAATTTTTTGTTgctttccattttcttttattGCCACTACATGAAGTTTTTACATAaagtggatgatgatgatgacgaaaGTGAGTACAACAATTATCACTTGCAAACCTTTGTAAAGTATATTATGTTTCATTGATTAATAGGATTTGCATATCATGTAATAGGTCTAATACCCAATGCTAAAAATGATTGTGGTTTTGGCGGGTACAAGATGGAGATTGCAAAACCTGTAGCAAATATGGATGAAAACATATTGCGCAAGGGGCAAGATTTATCAAGACAACATGGTCCTCCAATGAGGCAATCAAATCTACAGATGAAACTGGTAGATCCTAATGTAAATACTATCCCCAAAATCCATGGTTTACCAATAAAACAAACCCCGCCATTAAGACAAACAAACCTACAACTAGGAAAAACACAAGGGCCGAGATTACATATCAAGCCAGCCTCTAGGTTTTCTGTAGTAACAACCAAGCCTAATAAACCCACACATAGTCAATACACATCAAGGAGTAAATTTAGTGAAGAAACTCAGAATAAACATGGTCTTGGCACGAAACCAAAACAGGCTCAAAATCATGCTATAGCCATAACAGAACAACGTCCTATTGCTGTTGTCAGAAAGCCACTTCCTGATCATGTGAGTGTAAGttcatatttaatattttaatcaCTACTTTGTTGTGATTCTTCGAAAGGCTTTAATAGTAGTGTGATTTGGTTTCAGAAGTTGGAAAGGCAAGCAACAATATTAGAAGGCTGCAAGGTAGGTATAGGGAAGAGAAACAACACCAATATAGCTGATTTGCGACTAGAGGCAACAAAGCGCAAGCTAAATGATGCCTACCAGGAAGCTGAAAACAGTTAGTTAATTTATTCTCTATTCACATTTTGATATTATTGTTATTACTGGCGCGTAGTGGCGCTAAATGGTCTAATTGTGCATAACCTTTCAATATATATTTATCCAGAGAAAAGGAAGCGTTGTGTGCAATATGTGGATATGCATGACGTCATACCAAACTTACAGCAAAGAAAGGCCACTACTACATCAACGAAGCAAAGAAGGAATAGACCAAATGACAGGTTTTCTGTATCCAGGTCACGCAAATGATCCATACATTTGGATAGCTTATTCTTCCCATCTAGTTTGAATAGTAAGATATAAGGAAATGCATCAACATTGATCTTGTGCCTGTCGGAAATATATGATGTACTAACTCTATGCATAGGAAGTAGCTAGTAGTACATGTCTTTACTCTTACA
Proteins encoded in this window:
- the LOC127771547 gene encoding uncharacterized protein LOC127771547, coding for MEIAKPVANMDENILRKGQDLSRQHGPPMRQSNLQMKLVDPNVNTIPKIHGLPIKQTPPLRQTNLQLGKTQGPRLHIKPASRFSVVTTKPNKPTHSQYTSRSKFSEETQNKHGLGTKPKQAQNHAIAITEQRPIAVVRKPLPDHKLERQATILEGCKVGIGKRNNTNIADLRLEATKRKLNDAYQEAENKKRKRCVQYVDMHDVIPNLQQRKATTTSTKQRRNRPNDRFSVSRSRK